The genomic interval CGCTGAAAACGGTTCCTCAATAAATGACGTAGTGGACTTCGCCAGAAATCCCAAGCGAAAGGAAATCTGGCAAATCTCACTACCAAGTGCGCCAGTAGATGAATCGTTTTTCCTAGGATTCCCAACCATCGCTTAGTGAGCCGTTTCGCGGTTCTACTCAGGACGTCCTGTCCAGTAACGAAACGCTCGGATCGTTTGCCGCGCGGCTTCGTGTGGATCGGGCCAAGGAAACGCTTCGGCGCACAAGTATCCCTGGTACTGGATGCTTCGCAACGCATCAATGATCGGACCGTATTGCATGTGACCGCAGCCGACGGGCCGGCGATTGCTGTCGACGAAATGGATGTGCCCGACCCACTGTCCGCCCGTGATCAGGGCCGCAGCGATGTCTTCTTCTTCGATGTTCATGTGAAACAAGTCGCACAGCAAACGAACATTGTCGGTCGACAGCGACTCCAGAATCTGAACGCCGTCAGCGACGGTACAGCACTGGTTGGTTTCGTATCGATTGAGCGGTTCGTAGATCAAGGGCACGCCATACTTTGCGGCAGCGTCTCCACCGTCCTCCAGCGCTTCGCACAAATACGCCAGCGCGGTCTGCTTGTCCACCGCTCCTTCGCTACGGCCCTGCATCGAACCGATGATGGCTGCCGCCCCGAAACCGCCTGCCAGGTCGATGATGGATCGAACAAACGCCTTTGCCTGTTCTCGCTTTCCCGCGTCTGCGTCGGCGAGTTGCAAACGATGCTTGACCCAACCGGCACCGGTTCCCAACGCGGCAAGCTGCAACCCTGCGGAATCCAACATTCGCCCCAAATCATCTGCATCGATCGACTCAGGTCCGGGAGCAAAGATTTCTACCGCGTCGTAACCCAACTCGGCGGCAAAGGCGATGGACTTGTCCAGGCCGTCCCAAAGAACAAAGGGGCCGCCTCGCGATTCTTCGACAAGACTGATGGTGATGCAGGATTTCATGGAGCAGGAAGGTGTTTGATGGAGAGGAAAGTTGTGATCGTGGGTGGTGTTCCAGATCAACCGTCGTTGTTTTCTGGGCGTCCTTCGACGTAGACCCAATTGTGGATCGGAGCCAGGATTTCTTTGACCTCCGCGACCAGTTTTTCGTCCAAAGGTTCGTCCAGCCAATCGCACCACTGGCTGACCCGTTCTGGACTTGCCGACCCGGTCACACAACTGGCGAAGCTGGGGTGGGCGACCGAGTACTGCAACGCTAATTTCGCGATGTCGGTTCCGGCGTCCTCGCAGTGCTTGGCCGCTTTGGCAGCCACGGCACGAACCTCGTCCGTGGTTTTGTGCCACACGGGCAGTGGTGCGTTGGTCAGCAGTCTTGCGGAAAACGGCGCGGCGTTGATCAATCCGACACCGCGTTGCGAACAGGGCTCGATCAGATCCAACGCCATGTCGTTTTGCAGCGTGTAGTGGTTGTACGTCAACACAACATCCAAGTCCGCGCGAGACATCATTTCGTGAAAGATCTTCATCGGGTAGCCGCTGACGCCGATGAAACGCACTTTTCCCTTCTCGACTTCCTTTCGCAGCGCCGGGATGGTTTCATCAACAATTTGATTCAGGTCCACAAACTCGATGTCGTGGCAAAACACAATGTCGATGTGCTCGACTTGCATCCGCTCCAGCGAGATATCAATGCTTTCGGCGACGCGACGAGCGCTAAAATCAAAGTGGGCTGGGGCGTAGCGTCCTAGCTTGGTGCTCAGGACGTAAGAGTCGCGAGGAATCTCGGGCAACACCCGCCCCAGCATCACTTCGCTCATCCCGCGCCCGTAGTACGCCGCCGTGTCGATGTAGTTCATGCCCCGCTCCATCGCCACGTTGACACATCGAAGTGCCTCAGCGACATCGATCGGCCTGAATTCCGCACCGATGGACGATGCACCAAAGCCGAGTACAGAGAGTTCCAGACCGGTGTTTCCGAGTTTTCGTTTTTCCATTGCCGCGAGCGAAAGGAGTGAAGGAAAGAAGGAATTCAATATCGAGACTAGCGTACCAGATTCATTTCTCGTGACAGCCGGCAGAGGCGTCTGAAACGATCGGAACGAGCGGCAAAGCGATTCGGTACCGCAGGTTTATTGCCTTTGAGACACTTTTTGGGAGCAGTGCCGTTAAGGCGATCGCGTGGGAGGGGGCCGGTATGCGCAAGTTAACGATTGGCAATGGCAAGACGTTTGGCGGGGCACGCTATCGACTTGGAAAGTCGAGCGACAATTGTCGTTCGACTTTCCAAGTCGAAAACGAACACCACCATACGCCCCGAGATGTAACAGTGGACAAGAAACGGCTCAATGAATAACGCCGAAACATCAAGTCAACGACAACGTTTTGACAGACGAGCCTATCGCCCTAACTGACGCATCACTTTTTGGACGATTTGTTCGATCGTTTGTGTGGGCA from Stieleria varia carries:
- a CDS encoding sugar phosphate isomerase/epimerase family protein: MKSCITISLVEESRGGPFVLWDGLDKSIAFAAELGYDAVEIFAPGPESIDADDLGRMLDSAGLQLAALGTGAGWVKHRLQLADADAGKREQAKAFVRSIIDLAGGFGAAAIIGSMQGRSEGAVDKQTALAYLCEALEDGGDAAAKYGVPLIYEPLNRYETNQCCTVADGVQILESLSTDNVRLLCDLFHMNIEEEDIAAALITGGQWVGHIHFVDSNRRPVGCGHMQYGPIIDALRSIQYQGYLCAEAFPWPDPHEAARQTIRAFRYWTGRPE
- a CDS encoding aldo/keto reductase, with product MEKRKLGNTGLELSVLGFGASSIGAEFRPIDVAEALRCVNVAMERGMNYIDTAAYYGRGMSEVMLGRVLPEIPRDSYVLSTKLGRYAPAHFDFSARRVAESIDISLERMQVEHIDIVFCHDIEFVDLNQIVDETIPALRKEVEKGKVRFIGVSGYPMKIFHEMMSRADLDVVLTYNHYTLQNDMALDLIEPCSQRGVGLINAAPFSARLLTNAPLPVWHKTTDEVRAVAAKAAKHCEDAGTDIAKLALQYSVAHPSFASCVTGSASPERVSQWCDWLDEPLDEKLVAEVKEILAPIHNWVYVEGRPENNDG